In Dendropsophus ebraccatus isolate aDenEbr1 chromosome 14, aDenEbr1.pat, whole genome shotgun sequence, the following proteins share a genomic window:
- the RPL23 gene encoding large ribosomal subunit protein uL14, whose amino-acid sequence MSKRGRGGSSGAKFRISLGLPVGAVINCADNTGAKNLYIISVKGIKGRLNRLPAAGVGDMVMATVKKGKPELRKKVHPAVVIRQRKSYRRKDGVFLYFEDNAGVIVNNKGEMKGSAITGPVAKECADLWPRIASNAGSIA is encoded by the exons ATGTCTAAGAGAG GACGCGGAGGTTCTTCCGGTGCGAAGTTTCGCATCTCCCTCGGTCTCCCTGTCGGCGCGGTCATCAACTGCGCTGATAACACAG GTGCCAAGAACCTGTACATCATCTCCGTCAAGGGAATCAAAGGTCGCCTGAACAGACTGCCCGCTGCTGGTGTTGGCGACATGGTGATGGCCACAGTTAAGAAAGGAAAGCCTGAACTGAGGAAGAAGG TGCATCCGGCAGTGGTAATACGACAACGAAAATCGTACCGGAGAAAAGACGGGGTGTTCTTATACTTTGAAGACAATGCGGGGGTGATAGTGAATAATAAAGGGGAAATGAAAG GCTCCGCTATAACAGGCCCCGTGGCGAAGGAGTGTGCAGACCTGTGGCCCAGGATCGCGTCCAACGCAGGAAGCATTGCTTGA